A DNA window from Drosophila pseudoobscura strain MV-25-SWS-2005 chromosome 2, UCI_Dpse_MV25, whole genome shotgun sequence contains the following coding sequences:
- the Ns1 gene encoding guanine nucleotide-binding protein-like 3 homolog, producing the protein MALKRLKTKKSKRLTGRLKHKIDKKVREHNRKERRDAKKNPKKGSKKQKLIQIPNICPFKDDILKEVEEAKQRQESERQARRDAFKLEREQNKFKSLESMVEDADMRSTVHGAMHEDGSVDDNQKKYKNAVTKEQSLKQYFKEFRKVIENADVVLEVVDARDPLGTRCTEVERAVRGAPGNKRLVLILNKADLVPRENLDNWIKYFRRVGPVTAFKASTQDQASRLGRRKLHDMKSAKAMQGSVCIGAELLMSMLGNYCRNKGIKTSIRVGVVGIPNVGKSSIINSLTRGRSCMVGSTPGVTKAMQEVELDSKIKLIDCPGIVFTSGAESSHAVLKNAQRVGDVKDPFTIAESVLRRASKEYFCSMYDITSYDTFEEFFAKKAARMGKFLKKGVPDVVAAARSVLNDWNTGKIKYCTQPPEVVEPQSVHISASIVHAEAREFDVDNFDSMETDILEQCTVKTDEAMEIACTGSLEIRKPREEDDTATNISPNLVINEKDKSLRTRKRKLADEKEKPDPVLLLEENQSLNKSIKQVQKQKKKQNVRNEKKISKITDVLDNFSLGSGSSTSKADKYDFDKDYVIE; encoded by the exons ATGGCTCTAAAACGATTGAAGA CTAAAAAATCAAAGCGATTGACTGGTCGTCTTAAGCACAAAATCGATAAAAAGGTACGCGAGCACAACAGGAAGGAACGTCGCGATGCaaagaaaaatccaaaaaaaggAAGCAAAAAACAGAAGCTCATTCAGATACCGAATATCTGCCCATTTAAGGATGACATACTAAAGGAAGTTGAGGAGGCCAAACAACGGCAAGAATCCGAACGGCAAGCGCGCCGCGATGCTTTCAAATTAGAACGAGagcaaaataaattcaagTCCCTGGAATCTATGGTAGAAGATGCAGACATGCGGAGCACAGTCCATGGAGCTATGCACGAAGACGGTTCAGTCGATGACAATCAGAAAAAGTATAAGAATGCCGTCACAAAGGAGCAGTCTCTGAAGCAATACTTTAAAGAATTCCGTAAGGTCATTGAAAATGCCGACGTTGTCCTGGAAGTAGTGGATGCTCGTGATCCCCTCGGAACGCGCTGCACCGAAGTAGAACGCGCCGTTCGAGGAGCCCCTGGCAACAAACGCCTTGTACTTATACTAAACAAGGCGGATCTAGTGCCTAGGGAAAATCTAGATAACTGGATTAAGTACTTCCGGCGTGTAGGTCCAGTGACTGCGTTTAAAGCTTCTACACAAGATCAGGCGTCACGTTTAGGTCGCCGAAAACTTCACGACATGAAATCCGCTAAAGCCATGCAGGGATCGGTGTGCATTGGAGCTGAGCTACTAATGTCCATGCTGGGCAATTACTGCCGAAACAAAGGAATCAAGACATCGATACGAGTGGGAGTTGTTGGAATCCCAAATGTGGGAAAGAGCTCAATAATCAATTCGCTGACCCGAGGAAGATCGTGCATGGTGGGCAGTACCCCAGGTGTGACTAA GGCCATGCAGGAAGTAGAACTTGATTCAAAGATCAAACTAATCGACTGTCCGGGGATTGTATTTACGAGCGGAGCTGAAAGTTCACATGCAGTGCTAAAGAACGCCCAGCGCGTGGGCGATGTAAAAGATCCATTCACAATTGCGGAAAGCGTTTTGAGACGAGCCAGCAAAGAGTATTTCTGCTCTATGTATGATATTACAAGCTACGACACCTTTGAAGAATTCTTTGCAAAGAAGGCTGCTAGAATGG GAAAATTCTTGAAAAAAGGAGTGCCTGATGTTGTGGCAGCTGCGCGCAGCGTGCTCAATGACTGGAACACtggcaaaataaaatattgcaCACAACCTCCCGAAGTAGTCGAGCCGCAAAGTGTCCACATTAGTGCCTCGATAGTACACGCCGAGGCCCGCGAGTTTGATGTTGATAACTTTGACTCCATGGAGACAGATATACTAGAGCAATGCACTGTAAAAACAGATGAAGCTATGGAGATCGCATGCACAGGTTCTCTGGAGATTAGGAAACCTCGCGAAGAAGATGATACGGCGACTAATATTTCACCAAATCTAGTTATCAACGAGAAGGACAAGTCGTTGAGAACTCGTAAAAGAAAATTGGCtgatgaaaaagaaaaaccagacCCCGTACTGCTTTTAGAAG AAAATCAATCGCTCAACAAATCTATAAAAcaagtgcaaaaacaaaagaagaagcagaatGTGCGTAAtgagaagaaaatttcaaaaattacaGATGTTCTGGATAACTTCAGCCTGGGTTCGGGTTCATCTACTTCAAAAGCAGATAAATATGATTTCGATAAGGATTATGTAATTGAATAA
- the mRpS11 gene encoding 28S ribosomal protein S11, mitochondrial: protein MYIKAILNAVRYAKRVNLPVQMPLSSSIHTSVCSRKAEDRKEMLASLPAKDEGTVGEKSVDIDTLINRKSKFFPDAAIATQLFNGMPFNELPVCNIRVSSNNTIISVTDYKGVPRLIRSCGIEGFKNTRKGTNIAAQATAVSISAKAIELGWKTIRVKVRGLGPGRMSAIKGLQMGGLNIVSITDNTPVSWNPPRPRKQRSL from the exons atgtatattaaaGCGATTTTAAATGCCGTTCGCTATGCTAAGCGAGTTAATTTGCCCGTACAAATGCCATTAAGTTCAAGCATTCACACAAGCGTGTGCTCCAGAAAGGCAGAAGACCGCAAGGAAATGTTGGCGTCGCTGCCCGCTAAGGACGAGGGAACTGTTGGCGAAAAGTCTGTGGATATTGATACACTTATTAACCG AAAGTCCAAGTTCTTTCCCGATGCAGCCATAGCCACTCAACTATTTAATGGAATGCCCTTCAACGAGCTGCCCGTTTGCAACATCCGCGTTTCTTCAAACAACACAATAATATCAGTGACGGACTACAAAG GTGTACCTAGGCTAATACGTTCTTGCGGTATAGAAGGATTTAAAAATACCAGGAAGGGGACGAACATTGCGGCACAAGCGACGGCCGTAAGCATAAGCGCA AAAGCAATTGAATTGGGTTGGAAAACGATTCGAGTGAAGGTTCGTGGCCTCGGACCTGGACGAATG TCGGCTATTAAAGGACTGCAAATGGGTGGATTAAATATAGTATCTATTACCGATAACACACCAGTTTCATGGAATCCACCGCGACCTCGAAAGCAAAGAAGCCTTTAA
- the Keap1 gene encoding kelch-like ECH-associated protein 1B isoform X2 has translation MNNHSERCSISTACGRFESVSPIDDHDATDDDMTFCMSNYAKEALKMMFMMRSHGMLTDVVLEVKKELFPAHKVVLSAASPYFKAMFTGGLKESEMSRVQLQGVCPTAMSRILYFMYTGQIRVTEVTVCQLLPAATMFQVPNVIDACCAFLERQLDPTNAIGIANFAEQHGCVELQKKANIFIERNFTQVCQEEEFLQLSAYQLIALIRRDELNVQEEREVYNAVLKWVKYDEDNRHCKMEHILGAVRCQFLTPNFLKEQMKNCDVLRKVPACREYLAKIFKDLTLHKCPGVKERTPNTTRMIFVAGGFFRHSLDILEAYNVDDKTWTTLPNLRIPRSGLGAAFLKGKFYAVGGRNNNMCSSYDSDWVDRYSAISETWRPCSPMSVPRHRVGVAVMDELMYAVGGSAGMEYHNTVEYYDPDLDRWTLVQPMHSKRLGVGVVVVNRLLYAIGGFDGNERLTSVECYHPENNEWSFLPSLQTGRSGAGVAAINQFIYVVGGFDGTRQLATVERYDTENETWDMVAPIQIARSALSLTPLDGKLYAIGGFDGNNFLSIVEVYDPRTNTWVKGTPLKSGRSGHASAVIYQPACANSFMDYEESETPRRDGSNDDTERDLSRDPCGSQSPHFAENTPMQFHTSFGMSGCHNCESEIEVTKAVAAETPDYRNSGIDKQEPRKPIFWGPIKQCKSRGKSPAPWPDPGGTPTTSSPIRDDKTRTRCILSPVRTAAKALHNTIEGRLRKLAAAT, from the exons ATGAACAACCATTCCGAACGTTGTTCCATCTCAACCGCATGCGGACGGTTCGAGTCGGTCTCGCCCATAGATGACCACGATGCAACGGACGATGACATGACATTTTGCATGTCAAACTACGCCAAGGAAGCTCTAAAGATGATGTTCATGATGCGCTCACACGGCATGCTCACAGATGTCGTGCTGGAGGTAAAAAAGGAGCTATTTCCCGCCCACAAAGTAGTGTTGTCCGCAGCATCGCCTTATTTCAAAGCTATGTTTACTGGTGGTCTGAAGGAGTCAGAGATGTCGCGCGTGCAGCTTCAGGGG GTTTGTCCCACAGCAATGTCGcgaattttgtattttatgtaCACCGGACAAATTCGAGTAACCGAAGTAACTGTTTGCCAACTGCTGCCTGCAGCGACCATGTTCCAAGTGCCAAATGTAATTGATGCATGCTGTGCCTTCTTAGAAAGACAATTGGACCCAACAAACGCTATCGGCATTGCAAACTTTGCGGAACAGCACGGGTGTGTGGAGCTTCAAAAGAAAGCCAACATATTTATTGAAAGGAACTTCACTCAG GTCTGCCAAGAGGAGGAGTTTCTACAGCTTTCGGCATATCAACTCATTGCCCTCATTCGACGAGATGAGTTAAACGTGCAGGAGGAACGCGAGGTTTACAATGCTGTTCTTAAGTGGGTAAAGTACGACGAAGACAATCGGCACTGCAAGATGGAACACATATTGGGAGCCGTCCGATGCCAGTTCCTAACGCCCAACTTCCTCAAGGAGCAAATGAAGAATTGCGATGTGCTACGCAAAGTTCCGGCGTGTCGCGAGTATCTTGCAAAGATCTTCAAAGACCTAACGCTACACAAGTGCCCTGGTGTAAAGGAGCGTACACCGAACACGACGCGTATGATATTCGTCGCGGGCGGTTTCTTTCGACACTCTCTGGACATACTGGAGGCTTATAATGTGGACGACAAGACGTGGACTACATTGCCGAACTTGCGGATTCCACGATCCGGCCTTGGCGCAGCATTTCTTAAGGGAAAGTTCTATGCAGTCGGTGGCCGAAACAACAACATGTGCTCATCCTACGACTCCGACTGGGTAGATCGTTATAGTGCCATCAGCGAGACTTGGCGTCCGTGCTCGCCAATGTCCGTACCGCGTCATCGTGTGGGTGTAGCAGTTATGGACGAGCTGATGTATGCTGTGGGGGGCTCCGCAGGCATGGAGTATCATAACACAGTGGAATA CTATGACCCAGACCTCGATCGATGGACGCTTGTTCAGCCAATGCATTCGAAACGCTTGGGTGTGGGCGTAGTAGTAGTCAATCGCCTGCTTTATGCGATCGGCGGTTTCGATGGTAACGAGCGATTGACCAGTGTTGAATGTTACCATCCGGAAAACAACGAATGGAGTTTCTTGCCGTCTCTGCAAACCGGTCGCAGTGGAGCGG GTGTGGCTGCTATTAATCAGTTCATTTACGTAGTTGGTGGCTTTGATGGTACTCGGCAATTGGCCACTGTAGAACGCTATGATACCGAAAATGAGACCTGGGATATGGTTGCACCCATACAAATAGCCCGCAGTGCACTATCCCTAACACCTCTCGATGGAAAACTGTACGCTATTGGTGGTTTCGATGGCAATAACTTTTTATCCATCGTTGAGGTATACGATCCTCGCACAAACACATGGGTAAAGGGTACGCCGCTGAAGTCGGGTCGGTCTGGTCACGCGTCGGCTGTTATTTATCAACCTGCATGTGCCAATTCATTTATGGACTACGAGGAAAGCGAGACGCCAAGGCGGGATGGCAGTAACGACGACACGGAAAGGGACTTATCACGAGATCCATGCGGAAGTCAAAGTCCGCACTTTGCAGAAAACACGCCCATGCAATTCCATACGTCATTTGGAATGAGCGGTTGTCACAATTGTGAGTCGGAAATAGAAGTCACAAAAGCCGTCGCTGCAGAAACGCCAGACTATCGAAATTCCGGTATTGACAAACAGGAGCCACGGAAACCAATATTCTGGGGACCAATAAAACAGTGTAAATCTCGGGGAAAGTCACCGGCGCCTTGGCCAGACCCTGGAGGTACACCAACAACATCCTCGCCCATTAGGGATGATAAAACGCGAACGAGATGTATACTCAGTCCAGTACGTACAGCAGCGAAAGCTTTACACAACACAATTGAAGGGCGACTTCGTAAGCTCGCAGCAGCCACATGA
- the Keap1 gene encoding kelch-like ECH-associated protein 1B isoform X1, translating into MQMQYENCRPDRFPAQMTSPMHNMCTCQPEETEMNNHSERCSISTACGRFESVSPIDDHDATDDDMTFCMSNYAKEALKMMFMMRSHGMLTDVVLEVKKELFPAHKVVLSAASPYFKAMFTGGLKESEMSRVQLQGVCPTAMSRILYFMYTGQIRVTEVTVCQLLPAATMFQVPNVIDACCAFLERQLDPTNAIGIANFAEQHGCVELQKKANIFIERNFTQVCQEEEFLQLSAYQLIALIRRDELNVQEEREVYNAVLKWVKYDEDNRHCKMEHILGAVRCQFLTPNFLKEQMKNCDVLRKVPACREYLAKIFKDLTLHKCPGVKERTPNTTRMIFVAGGFFRHSLDILEAYNVDDKTWTTLPNLRIPRSGLGAAFLKGKFYAVGGRNNNMCSSYDSDWVDRYSAISETWRPCSPMSVPRHRVGVAVMDELMYAVGGSAGMEYHNTVEYYDPDLDRWTLVQPMHSKRLGVGVVVVNRLLYAIGGFDGNERLTSVECYHPENNEWSFLPSLQTGRSGAGVAAINQFIYVVGGFDGTRQLATVERYDTENETWDMVAPIQIARSALSLTPLDGKLYAIGGFDGNNFLSIVEVYDPRTNTWVKGTPLKSGRSGHASAVIYQPACANSFMDYEESETPRRDGSNDDTERDLSRDPCGSQSPHFAENTPMQFHTSFGMSGCHNCESEIEVTKAVAAETPDYRNSGIDKQEPRKPIFWGPIKQCKSRGKSPAPWPDPGGTPTTSSPIRDDKTRTRCILSPVRTAAKALHNTIEGRLRKLAAAT; encoded by the exons atgcaaatgcagtaTGAAAACTGTAGACCCGACCGTTTTCCGGCCCAGATGACCTCCCCGATGCATAATATGTGCACCTGTCAACCAGAAG AGACTGAGATGAACAACCATTCCGAACGTTGTTCCATCTCAACCGCATGCGGACGGTTCGAGTCGGTCTCGCCCATAGATGACCACGATGCAACGGACGATGACATGACATTTTGCATGTCAAACTACGCCAAGGAAGCTCTAAAGATGATGTTCATGATGCGCTCACACGGCATGCTCACAGATGTCGTGCTGGAGGTAAAAAAGGAGCTATTTCCCGCCCACAAAGTAGTGTTGTCCGCAGCATCGCCTTATTTCAAAGCTATGTTTACTGGTGGTCTGAAGGAGTCAGAGATGTCGCGCGTGCAGCTTCAGGGG GTTTGTCCCACAGCAATGTCGcgaattttgtattttatgtaCACCGGACAAATTCGAGTAACCGAAGTAACTGTTTGCCAACTGCTGCCTGCAGCGACCATGTTCCAAGTGCCAAATGTAATTGATGCATGCTGTGCCTTCTTAGAAAGACAATTGGACCCAACAAACGCTATCGGCATTGCAAACTTTGCGGAACAGCACGGGTGTGTGGAGCTTCAAAAGAAAGCCAACATATTTATTGAAAGGAACTTCACTCAG GTCTGCCAAGAGGAGGAGTTTCTACAGCTTTCGGCATATCAACTCATTGCCCTCATTCGACGAGATGAGTTAAACGTGCAGGAGGAACGCGAGGTTTACAATGCTGTTCTTAAGTGGGTAAAGTACGACGAAGACAATCGGCACTGCAAGATGGAACACATATTGGGAGCCGTCCGATGCCAGTTCCTAACGCCCAACTTCCTCAAGGAGCAAATGAAGAATTGCGATGTGCTACGCAAAGTTCCGGCGTGTCGCGAGTATCTTGCAAAGATCTTCAAAGACCTAACGCTACACAAGTGCCCTGGTGTAAAGGAGCGTACACCGAACACGACGCGTATGATATTCGTCGCGGGCGGTTTCTTTCGACACTCTCTGGACATACTGGAGGCTTATAATGTGGACGACAAGACGTGGACTACATTGCCGAACTTGCGGATTCCACGATCCGGCCTTGGCGCAGCATTTCTTAAGGGAAAGTTCTATGCAGTCGGTGGCCGAAACAACAACATGTGCTCATCCTACGACTCCGACTGGGTAGATCGTTATAGTGCCATCAGCGAGACTTGGCGTCCGTGCTCGCCAATGTCCGTACCGCGTCATCGTGTGGGTGTAGCAGTTATGGACGAGCTGATGTATGCTGTGGGGGGCTCCGCAGGCATGGAGTATCATAACACAGTGGAATA CTATGACCCAGACCTCGATCGATGGACGCTTGTTCAGCCAATGCATTCGAAACGCTTGGGTGTGGGCGTAGTAGTAGTCAATCGCCTGCTTTATGCGATCGGCGGTTTCGATGGTAACGAGCGATTGACCAGTGTTGAATGTTACCATCCGGAAAACAACGAATGGAGTTTCTTGCCGTCTCTGCAAACCGGTCGCAGTGGAGCGG GTGTGGCTGCTATTAATCAGTTCATTTACGTAGTTGGTGGCTTTGATGGTACTCGGCAATTGGCCACTGTAGAACGCTATGATACCGAAAATGAGACCTGGGATATGGTTGCACCCATACAAATAGCCCGCAGTGCACTATCCCTAACACCTCTCGATGGAAAACTGTACGCTATTGGTGGTTTCGATGGCAATAACTTTTTATCCATCGTTGAGGTATACGATCCTCGCACAAACACATGGGTAAAGGGTACGCCGCTGAAGTCGGGTCGGTCTGGTCACGCGTCGGCTGTTATTTATCAACCTGCATGTGCCAATTCATTTATGGACTACGAGGAAAGCGAGACGCCAAGGCGGGATGGCAGTAACGACGACACGGAAAGGGACTTATCACGAGATCCATGCGGAAGTCAAAGTCCGCACTTTGCAGAAAACACGCCCATGCAATTCCATACGTCATTTGGAATGAGCGGTTGTCACAATTGTGAGTCGGAAATAGAAGTCACAAAAGCCGTCGCTGCAGAAACGCCAGACTATCGAAATTCCGGTATTGACAAACAGGAGCCACGGAAACCAATATTCTGGGGACCAATAAAACAGTGTAAATCTCGGGGAAAGTCACCGGCGCCTTGGCCAGACCCTGGAGGTACACCAACAACATCCTCGCCCATTAGGGATGATAAAACGCGAACGAGATGTATACTCAGTCCAGTACGTACAGCAGCGAAAGCTTTACACAACACAATTGAAGGGCGACTTCGTAAGCTCGCAGCAGCCACATGA
- the LOC4802103 gene encoding lysophospholipase-like protein 1, whose translation MRPALTTINATSKQSASVIFFHGSGDTGPGILEWVRFLLGRNLEYPHIKIVYPTAPMQKYTPLNGQESNVWFDRRSVNIAAQESKRSMSQCYEIVHQLIEEEVSAGIPTSRIIVGGFSMGGALALHTGYHLNAGLAGVFAHSSFLNRSSVVYESLQSRSHHHLPELRMFHGEGDTLVPLEWGLETFKSLQMLGVNGTFQPMKNTLHELKKSSLLDLESWILEKLPPLENNVQNKL comes from the coding sequence ATGAGACCCGCCTTAACGACGATAAATGCAACGAGCAAACAGAGCGCATCCGTAATATTTTTCCATGGCTCCGGTGACACTGGTCCGGGGATACTGGAATGGGTGCGCTTTTTGTTGGGTCGGAATTTGGAATACCCGCACATAAAAATCGTATATCCAACAGCACCAATGCAAAAGTATACGCCGTTGAACGGCCAGGAGTCCAATGTTTGGTTCGATCGACGATCGGTCAACATTGCGGCACAGGAAAGTAAAAGGAGCATGTCCCAGTGTTACGAAATCGTTCATCAACTTATCGAAGAAGAGGTTTCAGCAGGCATACCAACTAGCCGCATCATTGTGGGCGGTTTTTCAATGGGCGGTGCGTTAGCCTTGCATACGGGCTACCATTTGAATGCTGGACTTGCGGGTGTCTTTGCCCACTCTTCTTTTCTCAATCGTAGCTCCGTCGTTTATGAATCCCTGCAGTCGCGCTCACATCACCATCTTCCAGAGCTCCGAATGTTTCATGGTGAGGGCGATACCTTAGTACCGCTTGAGTGGGGCCTGGAGACTTTTAAATCTCTTCAAATGTTAGGAGTCAATGGTACATTCCAACCAATGAAAAATACACTTCATGAACTGAAAAAATCGTCGCTTCTTGATCTTGAGTCTTGGATACTTGAAAAGCTACCTCCGCTTGAAAACAATGTACAAAATAAACTGTGA